TACTGGATGATTTTGGGTTAACAGCCTTTGACGATCCGGCAAGAAATGCCCTAATGGATATCGTTGAACAGAAGTATGACAAGACTTCTATTATCATTGCCGCACAGATACCGGTAAAAAACTGGCATGAAACAATTGGCGAAGGAACCATTGCCGATGCAATTCTAGACCGCATGGTTCACTCGTCACACCGCATTGAATTAACCGGTGAGTCAATGCGAAAAAACAAGATGAAAAAAGCTCAAATTAATTCATAAATTTGGTCACGAAATCATCCCTTTTTTTGTGGCACAACATCACCGAAACAAGTGGCACAATATCACCGAAATATCAAGGTAGGTCGAGGTAAATCATATCAATAAGAGTATTAATGGCGTTCGGAATCGAAATTTACGAAATTATTACTTTCCAAACCACTGTTTATTGCAAAAATTATACTTCAGAAGCATAATTTTATACGGCTGGTGCGCAATTTTAGTCGGCTAACGCACAATTTTATACGGCTCGTGCGCAATTTTATACGGCTCGTGCGCAATTTTAAGCGGCTGGTGTGCAATTTTAGTCGGCTCGTGCATAATTTTAGTCGGCTCGTGCACAATTTTAGTCGGCTAAAATATAATTATATACTTCTAAAGCATATTTTTATACGCCAAGTGTATATTTTTATACCTCTATCGTATATTTTTCGACTCGTAACGTATATTTTTGAACACCTAAAGAATAATTTTAGACAGCTAGAGACTATTTTTATACAACCGAAGCATAAAGTTCGATAGCCGACGTATTTTTGTAGACACCAAGAGCACAATTATAGGCTTCTACAACACTTTTTTTAAGTAGATATGGGAAGCGCACACCCGATATTACTAAAAGAAAGCCCGACAACATTTCTGTTTCGGGCTTTATATCTTTAAGTAATCGATGGAATTACTTCTTCATGTCCAATACCATTTGCTTAATCTCCTCCATCTGCTTTTTCATCAACTCATTCTCGGATTTTAGTTCCTCAATGATTTTCTGCTGATCCTTAACGGCCTCTACCAGCACAGCGGTCATTTCTGGATAGTTAATACCCTTCATGCCATCATTTTTATTGGTATAAACCAGTTCAGGAATAACAGCTTCAACCTCCTGAGCAATAAAGCCAACCCGCTTGATATCATTGGGCAATTTTTTCCAGTTATAGGTAACGCCTCTAAGTTTCAGCACCGATTGCAGCCCATAAGGGAGCGGCTCGATATTGGTTTTAAGCCTAACATCCGACCCTCCGCCCACGACAATGGTTCCATCTGTATCAATTGATAGAGGGGAAATAACGGTGGGAGCAAGCCCTCTAACCCTTAAATTGCCACCCACATCCAGCGAAGCGGTAGGGTCGTTCACACCAATACCCACATTGCCAGAATTAAAGTCTCCGAAAATTAGGGGTGTGGGGCCATTGGCTAC
This Williamwhitmania taraxaci DNA region includes the following protein-coding sequences:
- a CDS encoding ATP-binding protein, which encodes LDDFGLTAFDDPARNALMDIVEQKYDKTSIIIAAQIPVKNWHETIGEGTIADAILDRMVHSSHRIELTGESMRKNKMKKAQINS